Proteins encoded within one genomic window of Paramisgurnus dabryanus chromosome 13, PD_genome_1.1, whole genome shotgun sequence:
- the LOC135717704 gene encoding programmed cell death 1 ligand 1-like has translation MILSMCLYICWMTLRKVAVIFAVLLWSRVNPQQVPVEKIVAPPGSNVTLSCSFPVKLNMVLESLVINWQCGDKVVHSFYHLIDQLDKQNEVYKGRTSLFNDQLQSGNATLMLNDIQPEHDGDYKCSVTCNNGPYEQKVKLLVAAPYDEPEIAVQYFCKTITVSLSSSHGFPEPDVTWFTPIGDEVKTLTLDSRGRYRLQSNITLSLNSTVTVRVEMSLDVLSQKFSRALTLHPQPECCKEESPRCMIGFCISLVLFISVVIIFLFTPLSQES, from the exons ATGATTTTGAGTATGTGCCTTTATATTTGCTGGATGACTTTAAGGAAGGTTGCGGTCATATTCG CTGTCTTACTGTGGTCCAGAGTGAATCCTCAGCAGGTTCCTGTGGAGAAGATTGTAGCTCCTCCAGGCTCAAATGTCACACTCAGCTGCTCTTTTCCTGTGAAACTAAATATGGTTCTTGAAAGTTTGGTCATAAACTGGCAGTGTGGTGATAAAGTGGTGCATAGCTTTTATCATCTCATTGATCAGCTTGACAAACAAAATGAAGTTTACAAAGGAAGGACGTCTCTCTTTAATGACCAGCTACAGTCAGGGAATGCAACACTAATGTTAAATGACATTCAGCCAGAACATGATGGAGACTACAAGTGTTCAGTCACATGTAACAATGGTCCTTATGAACAGAAGGTAAAGCTACTTGTAGCAG CTCCATATGATGAACCAGAAATTGCTGTCCAATATTTTTGTAAAACCATCACCGTCAGTCTTTCATCTTCGCATGGCTTCCCTGAACCTGATGTGACTTGGTTTACACCTATTGGAGATGAAGTTAAAACACTAACACTTGACAGCAGGGGTCGCTATAGACTGCAGAGTAACATAACCTTGAGTCTGAACTCTACAGTGACTGTGAGAGTAGAGATGAGTCTGGATGTACTGTCACAAAAGTTCAGCAGGGCACTTACACTTCATCCTCAACCAG aatgctGTAAAGAAGAATCTCCCCGCTGCATGATTGGGTTTTGTATATCTTTAGTCTTGTTTATTTCTGTAGTCATAATCTTTTTGTTTACACCTTTATCTCAAGAATCATAG
- the LOC135717705 gene encoding junctional adhesion molecule A-like: protein MFYIRILIQLSVSAAVSSWSVSYSPKSICAFENSSVDFSCTFDYPYWHKVEVSKWFKPRKDQKQDGSQQGMFVYHTDAAKIHERYINRTTYANQDKNCSLKLHNVSRKDIGKYFFHVETDHYWGKYTGPGGIDLSVAVLPFRVTVNTQNTKREINEGDSVTLTCNTENCTPTQEAFIWFKNGLLLPKATKQTLRFSSVSREDFGNYSCGLKNSNTTSTTETLLDVRSNSDLHFLHFCLALP, encoded by the exons ATGTTTTACATCAGGATATTAATTCAGCTTTCTGTGTCAG cTGCTGTGTCTTCATGGTCAGTTTCATACAGTCCTAAATCCATATGTGCATTTGAAAACTCATCTGTGGATTTCAGCTGCACTTTTGATTATCCATATTGGCACAAGGTTGAAGTTTCAAAATGGTTTAAGCCGAGAAAAGATCAAAAACAAGACGGATCACAGCAGGGAATGTTTGTCTATCACACCGATGCTGCAAAGATCCACGAGCGTTACATAAACAGAACAACGTATGCAAACCAAGACAAAAACTGCAgcttaaagttacacaatgtCTCCAGAAAAGACATCGGAAAATACTTCTTTCATGTTGAAACAGACCATTACTGGGGGAAATACACCGGACCAGGTGGCATTGATCTCAGTGTAGCAG TTCTACCTTTTAGAGTAACAGTgaatacacaaaatacaaagAGAGAAATTAATGAAGGAGACTCTGTGACGCTGACATGCAATACAGAAAACTGCACTCCAACACAAGAGGCGTTCATCTGGTTTAAAAATGGACTTCTGCTACCAAAGGCAACCAAACAAACGCTACGATTCTCATCCGTCTCTCGTGAGGATTTTGGCAACTACTCCTGCGGTCTGAAGAACAGTAACACAACCTCAACAACTGAAACATTGCTTGATGTCAGAT CAAATAGTGATCtccattttttacatttttgtttggcATTGCCGTGA